In the genome of Pangasianodon hypophthalmus isolate fPanHyp1 chromosome 23, fPanHyp1.pri, whole genome shotgun sequence, one region contains:
- the ptpn2b gene encoding tyrosine-protein phosphatase non-receptor type 2 isoform X2 translates to MDHEFEDMDSEGRWQNLYIEIRNQSQECPFKVAKYPENRNRNRYRDVSPFDHSRVKLGNSENDYINASLVPVEEAQRSYILTQGPLRNTCGHFWLMIWEQKTKAVIMLNRVIEKGSEKCAQYWPTQEEHEMAFRDTRFVVRLLSEDVKSYYTTRLLELQNANTGEKREIYHFHYTTWPDFGVPESPASFLNFLFKVRESGSLGADHGPAVVHCSAGIGRSGTFSLVDTCLVLMDKRKDSSSVDIKKVLLDMRRYRMGLIQTPDQLRFSYMAVLEGAKCIMGDSSVQKRWQELSREDQVCVSESPSPPKCPSERYNGTRKLRADDTGETEGAKKTTKDEREADGDTCTTNARKRQRDEKISISAQKTPQKQPKPRTNEAEKKRKSFL, encoded by the exons GAAATCCGTAACCAGTCTCAGGAATGTCCTTTCAAAGTGGCGAAGTATCCAGAGAACCGCAACCGTAACAGATACAGGGATGTCAGCCCCT TTGATCACAGCCGAGTGAAACTGGGGAACTCGGAGAACGACTACATCAACGCGAGCCTGGTGCCCGTGGAAGAAGCCCAAAGAAGCTACATACTAACTCag GGCCCTCTCAGAAACACTTGTGGTCATTTCTGGCTGATGATCTGGGAACAGAAAACGAAAGCAGTCATCATGCTGAACAGAGTGATTGAGAAAGGCTCg GAGAAGTGTGCGCAGTACTGGCCGACGCAGGAGGAGCACGAGATGGCGTTTCGGGACACGCGCTTTGTCGTGCGGCTGCTATCAGAGGACGTTAAGTCTTACTACACCACACGTTTACTGGAGCTGCAGAACGCAAAC ACGGGGGAGAAGAGAGAAATCTACCACTTTCATTACACCACATGGCCTGACTTTGGCGTCCCAGAATCCCCGGCGTCCTTCCTCAACTTCCTGTTTAAGGTGCGCGAGTCGGGATCGTTAGGGGCGGATCACGGGCCGGCGGTGGTGCACTGCAGCGCAGGGATCGGCCGATCCGGAACCTTCTCCCTCGTCGACACCTGTCTCGTCCtg ATGGATAAAAGGAAAGACTCGTCCTCGGTGGACATTAAGAAGGTGCTGCTGGACATGAGGAGGTACAGGATGGGTCTGATTCAGACTCCTGACCAGCTCCGCTTCTCCTACATGGCCGTGCTGGAGGGGGCCAAGTGCATCATGGGAGATTCATCAGTACAG aaacGGTGGCAGGAGCTCTCCAGAGaggatcaggtgtgtgtgtccgAGTCTCCGTCTCCACCCAAATGTCCATCAGAGCGCTACAACGGCACCCGGAAGCTCCGAGCGGACGACACGGGGGAGACGGAGGGAGCGAAAAAAACGACAAAAGACGAAAGAGAAGCAGACGGAGACACGTGCACGACGAA CGCgcgcaagagacagagagacgagAAGATCTCCATTTCTGCACAGAAAACTCCTCAGAAGCAGCCGAAGCCCAGGACAAACGAGGcggagaagaagaggaaaag CTTTCTGTGA
- the psmg2 gene encoding proteasome assembly chaperone 2 isoform X2 produces the protein MFVSAEARAPCFKGFTLITPAVSVGNVGQLAADLIISTLDMVRAGHFHTDCLIPMAGNNPYSSGEEDAALLSTNAEVYCRSDLQLAVLQIRTPILPTKMKSFRKTLVSWIKTSGFSRTVLLSSCHAHHRDDQQLLSSPLRYLLTPALRGDTEGTEGTLQSLGWREMERVSAFPGVTDSDRQRLYIPGGGITKALYNDCCSENMSMAVLLLFCSEGDNIPDAFTLVNHLNDWLHLLDKPVQGSVPWRSPSSWRLLFGSGVPPMIF, from the exons CCCGCGGTGTCGGTGGGGAACGTGGGACAGCTGGCCGCGGATCTGATCATCTCCACACTGGACATGGTGAGAGCCGGACACTTCCACACGGACTGTCTGATCCCAATGGCGGGAAATAATCCGTACAGCAGCGGCGAGGAGGACGCGGCTCTGCTCAGCACTAACGCTGAAG TTTACTGCCGCAGTGACTTGCAGTTGGCCGTGCTGCAGATACGGACGCCCATCTTACCG ACGAAGATGAAATCTTTCCGTAAGACGCTGGTGTCCTGGATTAAGACTAGCGGATTTTCCAGGACGGTGCTGCTGTCCAGCTGTCACGCCCACCACCGAGATGACCAGCAGCTCCTCAG CTCTCCTCTGAGATACCTGCTCACTCCAGCTCTGCGGGGGGACACGGAGGGGACGGAGGGGACGCTGCAAAGCTTGGGatggagggagatggagagagtgagcgCTTTCCCTGGAGTTACTGATTCAGACAGACAGCGTCTCTACATCCCGGGAGGAGGCATCACTAAAGCACTCTACAACGACTG CTGCAGTGAGAACATGTCCATGgcagtgctgctgctgttctgctCTGAGGGAGACAACATCCCTGACGCCTTCACTCTCGTCAATCACCTAAACGACTGGCTCCACCTGCTGGACAAACCG GTTCAGGGCTCTGTTCCGTGGAGAAGCCCGTCCTCCTGGAGGCTGCTGTTCGGAAGCGGTGTTCCTCCCATGATCTTCTGA
- the ptpn2b gene encoding tyrosine-protein phosphatase non-receptor type 2 isoform X1 — protein sequence MDHEFEDMDSEGRWQNLYIEIRNQSQECPFKVAKYPENRNRNRYRDVSPFDHSRVKLGNSENDYINASLVPVEEAQRSYILTQGPLRNTCGHFWLMIWEQKTKAVIMLNRVIEKGSEKCAQYWPTQEEHEMAFRDTRFVVRLLSEDVKSYYTTRLLELQNANTGEKREIYHFHYTTWPDFGVPESPASFLNFLFKVRESGSLGADHGPAVVHCSAGIGRSGTFSLVDTCLVLMDKRKDSSSVDIKKVLLDMRRYRMGLIQTPDQLRFSYMAVLEGAKCIMGDSSVQKRWQELSREDQVCVSESPSPPKCPSERYNGTRKLRADDTGETEGAKKTTKDEREADGDTCTTNARKRQRDEKISISAQKTPQKQPKPRTNEAEKKRKRARTTSDT from the exons GAAATCCGTAACCAGTCTCAGGAATGTCCTTTCAAAGTGGCGAAGTATCCAGAGAACCGCAACCGTAACAGATACAGGGATGTCAGCCCCT TTGATCACAGCCGAGTGAAACTGGGGAACTCGGAGAACGACTACATCAACGCGAGCCTGGTGCCCGTGGAAGAAGCCCAAAGAAGCTACATACTAACTCag GGCCCTCTCAGAAACACTTGTGGTCATTTCTGGCTGATGATCTGGGAACAGAAAACGAAAGCAGTCATCATGCTGAACAGAGTGATTGAGAAAGGCTCg GAGAAGTGTGCGCAGTACTGGCCGACGCAGGAGGAGCACGAGATGGCGTTTCGGGACACGCGCTTTGTCGTGCGGCTGCTATCAGAGGACGTTAAGTCTTACTACACCACACGTTTACTGGAGCTGCAGAACGCAAAC ACGGGGGAGAAGAGAGAAATCTACCACTTTCATTACACCACATGGCCTGACTTTGGCGTCCCAGAATCCCCGGCGTCCTTCCTCAACTTCCTGTTTAAGGTGCGCGAGTCGGGATCGTTAGGGGCGGATCACGGGCCGGCGGTGGTGCACTGCAGCGCAGGGATCGGCCGATCCGGAACCTTCTCCCTCGTCGACACCTGTCTCGTCCtg ATGGATAAAAGGAAAGACTCGTCCTCGGTGGACATTAAGAAGGTGCTGCTGGACATGAGGAGGTACAGGATGGGTCTGATTCAGACTCCTGACCAGCTCCGCTTCTCCTACATGGCCGTGCTGGAGGGGGCCAAGTGCATCATGGGAGATTCATCAGTACAG aaacGGTGGCAGGAGCTCTCCAGAGaggatcaggtgtgtgtgtccgAGTCTCCGTCTCCACCCAAATGTCCATCAGAGCGCTACAACGGCACCCGGAAGCTCCGAGCGGACGACACGGGGGAGACGGAGGGAGCGAAAAAAACGACAAAAGACGAAAGAGAAGCAGACGGAGACACGTGCACGACGAA CGCgcgcaagagacagagagacgagAAGATCTCCATTTCTGCACAGAAAACTCCTCAGAAGCAGCCGAAGCCCAGGACAAACGAGGcggagaagaagaggaaaag AGCGAGAACGACCAGCGACACCTAA
- the psmg2 gene encoding proteasome assembly chaperone 2 isoform X1 — MFVSAEARAPCFKGFTLITPAVSVGNVGQLAADLIISTLDMVRAGHFHTDCLIPMAGNNPYSSGEEDAALLSTNAEVYCRSDLQLAVLQIRTPILPTKMKSFRKTLVSWIKTSGFSRTVLLSSCHAHHRDDQQLLSSSPLRYLLTPALRGDTEGTEGTLQSLGWREMERVSAFPGVTDSDRQRLYIPGGGITKALYNDCCSENMSMAVLLLFCSEGDNIPDAFTLVNHLNDWLHLLDKPVQGSVPWRSPSSWRLLFGSGVPPMIF; from the exons CCCGCGGTGTCGGTGGGGAACGTGGGACAGCTGGCCGCGGATCTGATCATCTCCACACTGGACATGGTGAGAGCCGGACACTTCCACACGGACTGTCTGATCCCAATGGCGGGAAATAATCCGTACAGCAGCGGCGAGGAGGACGCGGCTCTGCTCAGCACTAACGCTGAAG TTTACTGCCGCAGTGACTTGCAGTTGGCCGTGCTGCAGATACGGACGCCCATCTTACCG ACGAAGATGAAATCTTTCCGTAAGACGCTGGTGTCCTGGATTAAGACTAGCGGATTTTCCAGGACGGTGCTGCTGTCCAGCTGTCACGCCCACCACCGAGATGACCAGCAGCTCCTCAG CAGCTCTCCTCTGAGATACCTGCTCACTCCAGCTCTGCGGGGGGACACGGAGGGGACGGAGGGGACGCTGCAAAGCTTGGGatggagggagatggagagagtgagcgCTTTCCCTGGAGTTACTGATTCAGACAGACAGCGTCTCTACATCCCGGGAGGAGGCATCACTAAAGCACTCTACAACGACTG CTGCAGTGAGAACATGTCCATGgcagtgctgctgctgttctgctCTGAGGGAGACAACATCCCTGACGCCTTCACTCTCGTCAATCACCTAAACGACTGGCTCCACCTGCTGGACAAACCG GTTCAGGGCTCTGTTCCGTGGAGAAGCCCGTCCTCCTGGAGGCTGCTGTTCGGAAGCGGTGTTCCTCCCATGATCTTCTGA